GGTGTCCATGCGCACCCGCAGCCTGTGGGTGATGTGGCTCTTTCTCAGCCTGACGCTGGTGATGGGCCTGTCGCGCTACCAGCATTGGGTCGAGCTGTTGCCGATTTTCGGCACCTCGATCAGCACCTGGGCGCTGTTCCGCACCCGCGGCCTTACCACCCGCTGCGTGATGTGGTGTTCCACCGCCTGCTGGGTGACGCATAATATCTGGCTGGGGTCGATCGGCGGCTCGTTGATTGAGGGCAGCTTCCTGCTGATGAACGGCTTTAATATTCTGCGTTTCCGCCGCCTGCAGCGGCGCGGTATCGATCCGTTTGCGGCAGAAAAGCAGGCCGAAAAAAAGGCGTCCGAAGGACGCCTGATGTCAGAACCGCGCGCTTAGCGCATTTTCAGCGGGTCATCGTCCGCCAGCCGTTGATCCTCCGCCATACAGGCGGCGGCGGTGAACAGCACGTCGGTGGAGGAGTTCAGCGCGGTTTCCGAGGAATCCTGCAGCACGCCGATAATAAAGCCGACCGCAACCACCTGCATGGCGATATCGTTTGGGATGCCGAACATATTGCACGCCAGCGGGATCAGCAGCAGCGAGCCGCCGGCCACGCCGGACGCGCCGCAGGCGCAGACCGCCGCCACCACGCTCAGCAGCAGCGCGGTCGGAATATCCACCGCAATGCCCAGCGTATGCACCGCCGCCAGCGTCAGCACGGTGATGGTGATCGCCGCGCCGGCCATGTTGATGGTGGCGCCGAGCGGAATGGAGACCGAGTAGGTGTCCTCATTCAGATTCAGCTTTTTGCACA
The nucleotide sequence above comes from Serratia rhizosphaerae. Encoded proteins:
- a CDS encoding YgjV family protein, with the translated sequence MTFYWFAQAVGVLAFLVGITSFFNRDDRRFKLQLSGYSLTIGIHFFLMGANAAGSSALLSACRNLVSMRTRSLWVMWLFLSLTLVMGLSRYQHWVELLPIFGTSISTWALFRTRGLTTRCVMWCSTACWVTHNIWLGSIGGSLIEGSFLLMNGFNILRFRRLQRRGIDPFAAEKQAEKKASEGRLMSEPRA